A part of Helicobacter ibis genomic DNA contains:
- a CDS encoding DegT/DnrJ/EryC1/StrS family aminotransferase, with the protein MIRFMNLAVTESERDSLIQVILQVFNHGIFINGPELTEFESKIAKFHNRKYANGVCSGSGALLYALRALEIGMGDEVITTSLSWIATANAIASSGATPIFADVDSDLNINIESIEKLITHKTKAILPVHYAGRVCKIDEVLKLAKENNLKVLEDASQAIGASKNGILAGSFGDVSAFSLNPMKVLGALGEAGVVLSDNKEIKERIDILRYNGTINKESCIAVSLNGRMDTLQASILLERLRTFTNIIEKRREIAYYYHKHLEDVVKTPLENEGEKNSWYSYTIMGEDRDYLQKYLLEHGIETKIQHPILMPEQIAYKGSKCIIDNAQKIVKQILCIPANEKITKNEQDYIIERIRRFYGK; encoded by the coding sequence ATGATAAGGTTTATGAATCTAGCAGTTACGGAATCTGAAAGAGATTCTCTTATTCAAGTAATTTTACAAGTTTTTAATCATGGTATTTTTATAAATGGTCCAGAACTAACAGAATTTGAATCTAAAATTGCAAAATTTCATAATAGAAAATATGCTAATGGTGTCTGCTCAGGCAGTGGTGCTTTATTGTATGCATTAAGGGCATTGGAAATTGGTATGGGTGATGAGGTGATTACTACTTCACTTAGTTGGATAGCTACTGCAAATGCTATTGCAAGTTCTGGTGCTACACCAATTTTTGCTGATGTAGATTCTGATTTAAATATAAATATAGAAAGTATAGAAAAATTAATAACACATAAAACAAAGGCAATTTTACCTGTGCATTATGCAGGAAGGGTTTGTAAAATAGATGAAGTATTAAAATTAGCAAAAGAAAATAACCTAAAAGTCCTTGAGGATGCTTCTCAAGCAATAGGTGCTAGTAAGAATGGAATCTTAGCGGGTAGTTTTGGTGATGTATCTGCTTTTAGTCTTAATCCTATGAAAGTGCTTGGTGCATTGGGTGAAGCTGGGGTTGTGCTAAGTGATAATAAAGAGATAAAAGAAAGAATAGATATCCTAAGATACAATGGCACTATAAATAAAGAATCTTGTATTGCAGTTAGTTTAAATGGAAGAATGGATACACTTCAAGCTAGTATTTTATTAGAGAGATTAAGAACATTTACCAATATAATAGAAAAAAGAAGAGAAATTGCATATTACTATCATAAACATTTAGAGGATGTTGTTAAGACACCTTTAGAAAATGAAGGTGAGAAAAATAGTTGGTATAGCTATACTATTATGGGGGAAGATAGAGATTATTTGCAAAAATATCTGCTAGAACATGGAATTGAGACAAAAATACAACATCCAATTTTAATGCCAGAACAAATTGCATATAAAGGCAGTAAGTGCATAATAGATAATGCACAAAAAATTGTAAAGCAAATTTTATGTATCCCTGCAAATGAGAAAATAACAAAGAATGAACAAGACTATATAATAGAGAGAATTAGGAGATTTTATGGGAAGTAA
- a CDS encoding class I SAM-dependent methyltransferase gives MDKVDLILECRLCKSNDLQKIITLEKNPIGDRFFSDINIAKSMELHNVELMLCKECGQIQLSEVVSPSDIYTEEYLYTSSTSVGLIEHLKKGARELIDRFNLKEGSLIVEIGSNEGAMLEAFKELGMKVVGIDPAMKAVNKAKERGVDTICGFFSLNLAKEIEANYGKANMVIANNVIANIPLLQEVVHGISHLLEYSGVFVFETSYAQSVLKRHLIDTIYHEHISYFSAKPLGRFFASCNLELFDAEEIWTKGGSLRGYVSKPLCFSKTQRLNDIIKNEESFIFASHIVANSTNLEVLFNEISKLLGDREEFIFESFYAKAVFEQNLLDMVFLEHINYLYLLPLVEFLEKKSLNVYDAKLVESKGGSIQIRISKDMSKEKSKELLGLMESEREFFKKEDIFANFTNGLEKFKAEVRKLTLEIKKRQGSVGVYGASVGGVMMVYHLGLSDVIDYFLDDNVAKIDKYAPNLGILVKDSKALESEGVKECISVAWRFMEAITNKHKEFLEKGGVFYSLELPTLSVKQYIKETKSSAGGGGNRELILLYMLYLRCKFKYPLFLGGAR, from the coding sequence TTGGATAAGGTAGATTTGATATTAGAATGCAGATTATGCAAGAGCAACGATTTGCAAAAGATAATTACTCTAGAGAAAAATCCAATTGGTGATAGGTTCTTTTCTGATATAAATATTGCAAAAAGCATGGAGTTACATAATGTAGAGCTAATGCTTTGTAAAGAATGCGGACAGATCCAGTTAAGTGAAGTAGTAAGTCCTAGTGATATTTATACAGAAGAGTATCTTTATACTTCTAGCACTTCAGTTGGATTAATAGAGCATTTAAAAAAGGGTGCTAGAGAGCTAATAGATAGATTTAATTTAAAAGAGGGTTCTTTGATTGTTGAGATAGGCAGTAATGAGGGTGCTATGTTAGAGGCTTTTAAAGAGCTTGGAATGAAGGTTGTAGGAATTGATCCTGCTATGAAAGCAGTAAATAAGGCAAAAGAGCGTGGGGTGGATACCATATGTGGGTTTTTTTCTCTAAATTTAGCTAAAGAAATAGAAGCTAACTATGGAAAAGCCAACATGGTAATCGCCAACAATGTAATCGCCAATATCCCTTTGTTGCAAGAAGTAGTGCATGGTATATCACATTTACTAGAATATTCTGGTGTGTTTGTCTTTGAGACTAGCTATGCACAAAGCGTTTTAAAGAGACATCTAATAGATACGATTTATCATGAGCATATTAGTTATTTTTCTGCTAAGCCTTTAGGGAGATTCTTTGCGTCTTGTAATTTGGAGTTATTTGATGCAGAGGAGATTTGGACTAAAGGAGGGAGCTTAAGAGGGTATGTATCTAAGCCGTTGTGTTTTTCTAAAACACAACGGCTAAATGATATTATAAAGAATGAAGAATCTTTTATCTTTGCTTCTCATATTGTGGCAAATAGCACTAATTTGGAAGTTTTATTTAACGAAATTAGCAAACTTCTAGGAGATAGGGAAGAATTTATTTTTGAGAGTTTTTATGCTAAAGCAGTTTTTGAGCAAAATTTGCTTGATATGGTGTTTTTAGAACATATTAATTATTTGTATCTTTTGCCTTTAGTAGAGTTTTTAGAAAAGAAAAGTTTAAATGTCTATGATGCAAAACTAGTTGAAAGTAAGGGTGGAAGCATACAAATAAGAATCTCAAAAGATATGAGTAAAGAAAAGTCAAAAGAACTTTTAGGACTAATGGAAAGCGAGAGAGAATTTTTCAAAAAAGAAGATATTTTTGCAAACTTTACAAATGGGTTGGAAAAATTTAAAGCCGAAGTTAGGAAGCTTACATTAGAGATTAAAAAAAGGCAAGGAAGTGTAGGTGTATATGGTGCTTCTGTGGGTGGAGTTATGATGGTGTATCATTTGGGATTGAGTGATGTGATTGATTATTTTTTAGATGATAATGTAGCAAAGATTGATAAATACGCACCAAATCTTGGAATTTTGGTAAAAGATTCTAAGGCTTTAGAGAGTGAAGGTGTAAAAGAGTGTATAAGTGTGGCTTGGAGATTTATGGAAGCAATTACAAATAAACATAAAGAATTTTTAGAAAAGGGTGGTGTATTTTATTCATTAGAATTGCCAACTTTAAGTGTAAAACAATATATAAAAGAAACTAAATCATCTGCGGGGGGGGGGGGGAATAGAGAGCTAATTCTCCTTTATATGCTATATTTAAGGTGCAAATTTAAATATCCTCTATTTTTAGGGGGTGCTAGATGA
- a CDS encoding radical SAM protein yields MLKTKEDIAKRLNIKSYEEVLQFPKYFEFETINACNARCLMCTIDEWDGNPKKVVSDELWRKFVENVKPHKEWIEKITLTRDGEPLLDTKIAQRIKTLKEAGIKKVVIVTNAQALSKRKSQEILEAGIDEIYFSVDGYSKEAYEKIRVGLSYERVLENILYFIVLRDSNFPNTKIRLRMIEQEENMFESESWLSFWKSKVDLEKGDMVYVMPLHSWGNQLNTESIDKVEYMSSFACISPFSSMAIHYDGKVGICGVDYGSKHLLGDFSKSSIEYIWQEGFKKARELHLNSKRNDIWLCRGCDLWDRNYKY; encoded by the coding sequence ATGTTAAAAACAAAAGAGGATATAGCAAAGAGATTGAATATTAAAAGCTATGAAGAAGTTTTGCAGTTTCCAAAGTATTTTGAGTTTGAAACAATAAATGCGTGTAATGCAAGATGTCTTATGTGCACTATAGATGAATGGGATGGAAATCCAAAAAAGGTGGTGAGTGATGAGTTGTGGCGTAAGTTTGTAGAGAATGTAAAGCCACATAAAGAATGGATAGAGAAGATTACTTTAACAAGAGATGGTGAGCCACTACTAGATACAAAAATAGCACAACGAATAAAAACCCTAAAAGAAGCTGGAATAAAAAAGGTAGTAATTGTAACTAATGCTCAAGCGTTAAGTAAAAGAAAATCTCAAGAGATTCTAGAAGCTGGTATTGATGAGATATATTTTAGTGTTGATGGATATTCTAAAGAGGCATATGAAAAGATTCGTGTTGGGCTTAGCTATGAGAGGGTTTTGGAGAATATTTTGTATTTTATAGTTTTAAGAGATTCTAACTTTCCTAACACAAAAATACGATTAAGAATGATAGAGCAAGAAGAAAACATGTTTGAGAGCGAATCTTGGTTGTCTTTTTGGAAAAGTAAGGTTGATTTAGAAAAAGGAGATATGGTATATGTGATGCCTCTTCACAGCTGGGGAAATCAGTTAAATACTGAATCAATAGATAAAGTAGAATATATGTCATCTTTTGCTTGTATATCGCCTTTTAGCTCTATGGCTATTCATTATGATGGTAAGGTTGGCATTTGTGGTGTGGATTATGGAAGCAAACATCTTTTGGGAGATTTTAGCAAAAGTAGTATAGAATACATTTGGCAAGAGGGATTTAAGAAAGCAAGAGAGCTTCATTTAAATTCTAAAAGAAATGATATTTGGTTGTGTCGTGGTTGCGATTTATGGGATAGAAATTATAAATATTAA
- a CDS encoding SDR family oxidoreductase codes for MSLSQNIPKALITGSSRGIGLEIAKRLHALGYEVILVARDKERLQKIEESLKNRILTYAIDLSCDKNSKEFLDFLDFVIKNLPSVVIHNVGGRLECDSQPLDYESLMKSIDLNLGVAVSINHKILPFLKPKSHLLFISSDSALTGNGAPGYVASKAALNAYIKSTARFYAKNEIIINGIMPGIVEFSGSVWYKKKELESEKYNKAKEAQPLGRFGTLEEISSFVEKLINENNMLTTGEIFLLNGGA; via the coding sequence ATGAGTTTGTCGCAAAATATACCAAAGGCACTTATAACTGGCTCTAGTAGAGGTATAGGACTAGAAATAGCAAAGAGACTTCATGCACTAGGATATGAAGTAATTTTGGTAGCAAGAGATAAAGAAAGGTTGCAAAAGATAGAAGAATCCTTAAAGAATAGGATTCTTACTTATGCAATAGATTTAAGCTGTGATAAAAATAGCAAAGAATTTTTGGATTTTCTAGATTTTGTTATTAAAAATCTACCTAGTGTTGTGATACATAATGTAGGTGGTAGGCTAGAGTGTGATAGTCAGCCACTAGATTATGAATCTTTAATGAAATCAATAGATTTAAATTTAGGTGTTGCAGTATCCATAAATCATAAAATACTTCCATTTTTAAAACCAAAATCGCATTTACTTTTTATTAGCTCCGATTCTGCACTTACAGGTAATGGCGCACCTGGTTATGTAGCGAGCAAGGCAGCACTTAATGCATATATAAAAAGTACTGCAAGATTCTATGCAAAAAATGAAATCATTATAAATGGGATAATGCCGGGGATCGTAGAATTTAGTGGTAGTGTATGGTACAAGAAAAAAGAGCTTGAGAGTGAAAAATATAACAAAGCAAAAGAGGCACAACCTTTGGGTAGATTTGGCACATTAGAAGAAATATCAAGCTTTGTTGAAAAGCTAATTAATGAAAATAATATGCTAACTACTGGTGAGATATTCTTGCTAAATGGTGGTGCATAA
- a CDS encoding WbuC family cupin fold metalloprotein, which translates to MSLIEIKEAKSPTFYKEDSNFSYITNEDIEFVKNHCKEKKQSTRICLHKNGESDLHNMLIAHLRGNYIRPHKNPTKSKAYQIVDGDMRIIGINDIEEKLFDINLANEKILRIEKDIYLLLLPVSEVVVFHEIALGPFIVSNSLRGGGQIYASFSPQENDRGGINEFVAKYTKGTYNWL; encoded by the coding sequence ATGAGTTTAATAGAAATAAAAGAGGCTAAAAGCCCAACATTCTATAAAGAAGATTCAAATTTTAGCTATATAACTAATGAGGATATAGAGTTTGTAAAAAACCATTGCAAAGAAAAAAAGCAAAGCACTAGAATCTGTCTGCATAAAAATGGTGAGAGTGATTTGCACAATATGCTAATAGCACATTTACGAGGAAACTATATAAGGCCACATAAAAATCCTACAAAAAGTAAAGCATATCAGATAGTAGATGGAGATATGCGAATAATAGGTATAAATGATATTGAAGAAAAGCTATTTGATATAAATTTGGCCAATGAAAAGATTTTAAGAATAGAAAAAGATATATATCTTTTATTGCTTCCCGTAAGTGAAGTGGTGGTATTTCATGAAATAGCTTTAGGTCCATTTATAGTGTCTAATTCTCTGCGGGGGGGGGGGCAAATATATGCCTCTTTTAGCCCACAAGAAAATGACAGAGGCGGCATAAATGAGTTTGTCGCAAAATATACCAAAGGCACTTATAACTGGCTCTAG
- a CDS encoding class I SAM-dependent methyltransferase, translating to MKCLICNGELEELVANLKGNISAYPSGGVYDFSLCICKSCSLVQKYITKEYESLLDDVYKNHYTFFSNEQNTLKGGEEERGRLEIESVANKDGFSWLDYGCGGGHFIRLLNKIRPNFKIYGYDVADVNVEKFKDCKIERLFFGGEKIDKKFDYISLNMVLEHLFNPLEVLKSLVSNLKENGKMLIRIPNFRFLPTDLYIYEHTMHFQKSTIDFLLNKVGLKFEKFISGIPNIEYALVASKDSNLCGGGGKIDNNSFSSNKSKALEAVRFVEYVDKIIREYRNKNIGIFGVNGVGALMTCRYKKINFIVDEDVARQKMLFDGRAIISPKDAQGDILLAFRNKSETNRIYKILCEKYPNKRFVNLCKDFI from the coding sequence ATGAAGTGCTTAATTTGTAATGGAGAGCTAGAAGAACTTGTAGCTAATTTAAAAGGAAATATATCAGCATATCCAAGTGGTGGTGTGTATGATTTTAGCCTTTGTATATGTAAGTCTTGCTCTTTGGTGCAAAAATACATTACAAAAGAGTATGAATCTTTGTTAGATGATGTGTATAAAAATCATTATACTTTCTTTAGCAATGAGCAAAATACGCTAAAAGGTGGAGAGGAAGAGAGGGGCAGATTAGAGATAGAATCTGTAGCGAATAAAGATGGGTTTTCTTGGCTTGATTATGGTTGTGGTGGAGGACATTTTATAAGGCTTTTAAATAAAATCCGACCAAATTTTAAAATTTATGGTTATGATGTAGCAGATGTAAATGTAGAAAAATTTAAAGATTGTAAGATTGAAAGACTATTTTTTGGTGGTGAAAAGATAGATAAAAAGTTTGATTATATTAGTCTAAATATGGTACTAGAGCATTTGTTTAATCCACTAGAGGTGCTAAAAAGTCTAGTATCAAATTTAAAAGAAAATGGAAAAATGCTAATTCGAATCCCTAATTTTAGATTCTTGCCTACTGATTTATATATCTATGAACACACAATGCATTTTCAAAAAAGCACAATAGATTTTTTATTAAATAAGGTAGGATTGAAGTTTGAAAAATTTATAAGTGGTATTCCAAATATCGAATATGCTTTGGTAGCAAGTAAAGATTCTAACCTCTGCGGGGGGGGGGGCAAAATAGATAATAATTCCTTTAGCAGTAATAAGTCTAAAGCATTAGAAGCAGTAAGGTTTGTAGAATATGTAGATAAGATAATAAGAGAATATAGGAATAAAAATATAGGAATCTTTGGAGTAAATGGCGTGGGTGCTCTTATGACATGTAGATATAAAAAAATAAATTTTATAGTAGATGAAGATGTAGCAAGACAAAAGATGTTATTTGATGGAAGGGCGATAATTTCTCCAAAAGATGCACAAGGCGATATTTTATTAGCATTTAGAAATAAGAGCGAAACAAATAGAATCTATAAAATATTATGTGAAAAATATCCCAATAAAAGATTTGTTAATTTATGTAAGGATTTTATATAA
- a CDS encoding methyltransferase domain-containing protein has product MNEFVEYYTKHKISPVAQDISDLNLHIKRRLRLYSALGISGVLFKGAKILEAGAGSGYNTLVFLLLGAKVDIVEPNETGRIKMQELFNKYCIDEELYQIHACCIEDFKSDVEYDFIIAEGFLPAFPKEYRSKIAKGLLEHLSDKSTLVTTTICEFSYFFEYLRILLSFVLQESYQISKFDDLVDIFCVAFKSHLNSLTHASRPIEEWVKDTLPNPTTEHFSYSLKDCIVELSSIYKILCGGGAIFALLVRILVLFQILVGIKIWIIHIKTQLKMNSIESDIFCCAINSKIV; this is encoded by the coding sequence ATGAATGAATTTGTAGAATATTATACTAAGCATAAAATTTCACCAGTAGCACAAGATATAAGCGATCTTAATTTGCACATAAAACGAAGGCTTAGATTATATTCTGCTTTAGGTATTAGCGGAGTTTTGTTTAAAGGTGCAAAGATATTAGAAGCAGGAGCAGGAAGTGGATATAATACTCTAGTCTTTTTGCTTCTTGGAGCTAAGGTAGATATAGTAGAGCCAAATGAGACTGGTAGAATAAAAATGCAAGAGCTTTTTAATAAATATTGTATAGATGAAGAACTATATCAGATTCATGCTTGTTGTATTGAAGATTTTAAAAGTGATGTTGAGTATGATTTTATTATTGCAGAGGGATTTTTGCCTGCATTTCCTAAAGAATATAGAAGCAAGATTGCAAAAGGATTATTGGAACATTTAAGTGATAAAAGCACACTTGTTACAACAACAATTTGCGAATTTTCTTACTTCTTTGAATACCTAAGAATCTTACTCAGCTTTGTATTGCAAGAATCTTATCAAATTTCAAAATTTGATGATTTGGTTGATATTTTTTGTGTAGCATTTAAAAGCCATCTAAATTCTTTAACTCACGCATCTCGTCCCATAGAAGAATGGGTCAAAGATACATTACCAAACCCAACTACAGAGCATTTTTCATATAGTCTAAAAGATTGTATTGTGGAGTTATCAAGTATTTATAAAATTCTCTGCGGGGGGGGGGCGATATTTGCACTATTGGTACGAATCCTTGTCTTATTCCAAATCTTAGTTGGTATAAAGATATGGATTATTCATATAAAGACACAATTAAAGATGAATTCTATAGAAAGCGACATATTTTGTTGTGCCATAAATTCAAAGATAGTATAA
- a CDS encoding radical SAM/SPASM domain-containing protein → MSKFSAGGGQLIAFNYPLLEVEEQKVCEKFFNDCLKSEDNLYYYPKPNEYVEVDDFAFFCLKKDLTLDNYYIESLYRNNLLDVSLRNKIHPLLRKTLGIDSKVYKKVIFKESRKLFNLSYSFKPYDINKDVLTRDLTKNLRYFYKAPETIGIQLNNTCNLSCIMCHYHSPVYKPTQSTEFFKIPMKLDSQVVKDAILYASKNGCVVDFTGPGEVLLDDRIYDFIKFARDSGVKRVGFTSNATLLTKDRSKKLIDSGISYIRFSIDGANEKTYKEIRGASLKKVEENVREFIRYAQVSRSNVEINLNCVLVESKGVKNEMGLFMEKWKEYLPYINYVNFSNEMFLDEKGFHKEKMPENRYVCHWPFFNGMYIAPNGKVSICCAMQATYGRSEVSVGDVYKDTLEEIWNGKTLNALRKECLTQKYEKFKICQSCIEWANNRMEDDGSGRNNGIVHRK, encoded by the coding sequence ATGTCAAAATTCTCTGCGGGGGGGGGGCAATTGATAGCCTTTAATTATCCATTACTAGAAGTAGAAGAGCAAAAAGTGTGTGAAAAATTTTTCAATGATTGCTTAAAGAGTGAAGATAATTTATATTACTATCCAAAACCAAATGAATATGTTGAAGTAGATGACTTTGCTTTCTTTTGTTTAAAAAAAGATTTAACACTAGATAATTATTACATTGAATCTCTTTATAGGAATAATCTATTAGACGTGAGTTTAAGAAATAAGATTCACCCTCTTTTAAGGAAGACTTTGGGCATAGATTCCAAGGTGTATAAGAAAGTTATTTTTAAAGAATCTAGAAAGCTTTTTAATCTTTCATATTCTTTTAAGCCTTATGATATCAATAAAGATGTACTAACAAGAGATCTAACAAAGAATCTAAGATATTTTTATAAAGCACCAGAGACAATAGGAATCCAGCTGAACAATACTTGCAATCTTTCTTGCATTATGTGCCATTACCATTCTCCAGTGTATAAGCCAACTCAAAGCACAGAATTTTTTAAAATTCCTATGAAACTAGATTCACAAGTGGTAAAAGACGCTATCCTCTATGCTTCAAAAAATGGTTGTGTGGTCGATTTTACAGGACCGGGAGAGGTGCTATTAGATGATAGGATTTATGATTTTATAAAGTTTGCTAGAGATAGTGGAGTGAAGAGAGTTGGATTTACAAGTAATGCTACTTTATTAACAAAAGATAGAAGCAAAAAGTTAATAGATAGTGGGATTTCATATATACGATTTAGCATAGATGGAGCTAATGAGAAAACATATAAAGAGATTCGTGGTGCTAGTTTAAAAAAGGTGGAAGAAAATGTAAGAGAGTTCATAAGATATGCTCAAGTTTCTAGAAGCAATGTTGAAATTAACTTAAATTGTGTGCTTGTGGAATCTAAGGGTGTTAAAAATGAAATGGGCTTATTTATGGAGAAGTGGAAAGAATATTTACCATATATTAATTATGTAAATTTTTCTAATGAAATGTTTTTAGATGAGAAAGGATTTCATAAAGAAAAAATGCCAGAAAATAGATATGTATGTCATTGGCCATTTTTTAATGGAATGTATATAGCACCAAATGGTAAGGTTAGTATTTGTTGTGCCATGCAGGCTACTTATGGCAGAAGCGAAGTGAGTGTTGGAGATGTATATAAAGATACTTTAGAAGAAATATGGAATGGAAAAACCTTAAATGCCTTAAGAAAAGAATGCCTTACACAAAAATATGAGAAGTTTAAAATTTGTCAAAGTTGTATTGAATGGGCAAATAATAGAATGGAAGATGATGGAAGTGGTAGAAATAATGGGATTGTCCATCGTAAATAA
- a CDS encoding radical SAM/SPASM domain-containing protein yields the protein MQIETIQNCNARCVMCGINEWHRETNKMSDSLFLKVSNELFEYKDVIQRVSVFLGGEPLLDKKLAEKISILKNGGIKNVFFTTNASLMFKDRALEILESGITQIDISLDSLKKEIYEKIRVGLKFDEVINNVLGLIELRNSGNFDTRIRIRITQMDCNANEIEDFRKFFKDNFKEGDSVYSKNLNTFFMEGELKDDVKQFTGFSKYKSDEFIYPKLPCYTLWNTMIILSDGRVGLCCVDMGRNVILGDLRKNTIKEVWQGESYKKIREIHLKDGRGAMKECTNCATWI from the coding sequence GTGCAAATAGAGACAATACAGAATTGTAATGCCAGATGTGTAATGTGTGGAATAAATGAATGGCATAGAGAGACAAACAAAATGAGTGATTCTTTATTCTTGAAGGTTTCCAACGAACTTTTTGAATATAAAGATGTGATTCAAAGGGTTAGCGTCTTTTTGGGTGGAGAGCCACTGCTAGATAAAAAGTTGGCAGAGAAGATTTCTATTTTGAAAAATGGTGGCATTAAAAATGTATTTTTTACCACTAATGCTTCTTTAATGTTTAAAGATAGAGCATTGGAGATTTTAGAGAGTGGTATTACACAGATTGATATCTCGCTTGATAGTCTTAAAAAGGAAATCTATGAAAAGATTCGTGTTGGGTTAAAATTTGATGAAGTAATAAATAATGTCTTAGGTTTGATAGAGTTAAGAAATAGTGGTAATTTTGATACTAGAATAAGGATAAGAATTACCCAAATGGATTGTAATGCAAATGAAATAGAAGATTTTCGAAAGTTTTTTAAAGATAATTTTAAAGAAGGCGATAGCGTGTATTCTAAAAATCTAAATACATTTTTCATGGAAGGTGAGCTAAAAGATGATGTGAAGCAATTTACAGGGTTTAGCAAATATAAAAGTGATGAGTTTATATATCCTAAACTTCCATGTTATACACTATGGAATACCATGATAATATTAAGTGATGGCAGGGTTGGATTGTGCTGTGTAGATATGGGTAGAAATGTTATCTTAGGCGATTTGCGTAAAAATACTATAAAAGAGGTGTGGCAAGGAGAATCTTATAAGAAAATAAGAGAGATTCATCTAAAAGATGGTAGAGGTGCAATGAAAGAATGCACAAATTGTGCAACTTGGATATAA
- a CDS encoding radical SAM/SPASM domain-containing protein → MQIETTNDCTARCVMCGINEWKKKISGKFMSDSLFFKIANEVLENKDFVKKVALYLGNEPLLDKKLEEKILFFRNGGINVNFSTNASLMNKSRAVSILESGVNHVNFSFDGLDKQYYESMRKGLSFIEVLGNVLEFINLRNLKHYKTQVRISIIKNINYIDDIPSIVDFWKRFLDFQNGDSIRIDELSIDLQQSGKIAHDIEYDKEQQRIYNAKNKPCYTLWNTMGIKADGSIALCCIDQCRVYKLGNLNETSIKENWQNNKIRESFKEIHIKSGRGGVEFCKNCIAWIN, encoded by the coding sequence TTGCAAATTGAAACGACAAATGATTGCACCGCTAGGTGTGTAATGTGTGGTATCAATGAATGGAAAAAGAAAATAAGTGGTAAGTTTATGAGCGATTCTTTGTTTTTTAAAATTGCTAATGAGGTTTTAGAAAATAAAGATTTTGTAAAAAAGGTTGCGTTGTATCTTGGCAATGAGCCACTGCTTGATAAAAAGCTCGAAGAAAAGATTTTGTTTTTTAGAAATGGTGGAATAAATGTAAATTTCTCTACCAATGCTTCTTTGATGAATAAAAGCCGTGCTGTTTCTATATTAGAGAGCGGAGTAAATCATGTTAATTTCTCTTTTGATGGGCTTGATAAGCAATATTATGAATCCATGAGAAAAGGATTAAGTTTTATAGAAGTTCTTGGAAATGTGCTAGAATTTATAAATTTAAGAAATTTAAAGCATTATAAAACACAAGTTAGAATTAGTATTATTAAAAATATAAATTATATTGACGATATTCCTAGTATTGTTGATTTTTGGAAGAGATTTTTGGATTTTCAAAATGGTGATAGCATAAGGATTGATGAGTTATCTATAGATTTACAACAAAGTGGTAAAATTGCACATGATATAGAATATGATAAAGAGCAACAAAGAATTTATAATGCAAAAAATAAGCCTTGCTATACCTTGTGGAATACAATGGGGATAAAGGCGGATGGTAGCATTGCTTTGTGTTGTATTGATCAGTGTAGAGTTTATAAATTAGGAAATTTGAATGAAACAAGCATAAAAGAAAACTGGCAAAATAATAAAATTAGAGAATCTTTTAAGGAGATTCATATAAAAAGTGGTCGAGGTGGAGTTGAGTTTTGCAAAAATTGTATAGCATGGATTAACTAA